In the Acomys russatus chromosome 13, mAcoRus1.1, whole genome shotgun sequence genome, one interval contains:
- the Phb2 gene encoding prohibitin-2, protein MAQNLKDLAGRLPAGPRGMGTALKLLLGAGAVAYGVRESVFTVEGGHRAIFFNRIGGVQQDTILAEGLHFRIPWFQYPIIYDIRARPRKISSPTGSKDLQMVNISLRVLSRPNAQELPSMYQRLGLDYEERVLPSIVNEVLKSVVAKFNASQLITQRAQVSLLIRRELTERAKDFSLILDDVAITELSFSREYTAAVEAKQVAQQEAQRAQFLVEKAKQEQRQKIVQAEGEAEAAKMLGEALSKNPGYIKLRKIRAAQNISKTIATSQNRIYLTADNLVLNLQDESFTR, encoded by the exons ATGGCCCAGAACTTAAAGGACTTAGCGGGACGCCTGCCCGCCGGGCCTCGGGGCATGGGCACGGCGCTCAAGCTATTGCTGGGGGCCGGGGCCGTGGCCTATGGCGTCCGTGAGTCCGTGTTCACCG TGGAAGGGGGTCATAGAGCCATCTTTTTTAATCGCATCGGTGGCGTGCAACAGGACACGATCCTGGCCGAAGGCCTTCACTTCAG GATCCCCTGGTTCCAGTACCCCATCATCTATGACATTCGGGCCAGACCCCGAAAAATCTCCTCCCCTACAGGCTCCAAAG ACCTGCAGATGGTGAACATCTCCCTGCGGGTGCTGTCTAGACCCAACGCCCAAGAGCTCCCTAGCATGTACCAGCGCCTGGGGCTGGACTACGAGGAGCGAGTGCTGCCGTCCATAGTCAACGAGGTGCTCAAGAGTGTGGTGGCCAAGTTCAATGCCTCGCAGCTGATTACCCAGCGGGCTCAG GTGTCCCTTTTGATCCGAAGAGAGCTGACAGAGCGAGCCAAGGACTTCAGCCTCATCCTGGATGATGTAGCCATCACAGAGCTGAGCTTCAGCCGGGAATACACAGCTGCTGTAGAAGCCAAACAAGTGG CCCAGCAGGAAGCCCAGCGGGCCCAGTTTTTGGTGGAAAAAGCAAAGCAGGAACAGCGACAGAAGATCGTGCAGGCTGAGGGGGAGGCCGAGGCTGCCAAGATG CTTGGAGAAGCACTGAGCAAGAATCCTGGATACATCAAGCTCCGGAAGATCCGGGCCGCCCAGAACATCTCTAAAACG ATCGCCACATCACAGAACCGCATCTATCTCACAGCTGACAACCTTGTGCTGAATCTACAGGATGAAAGCTTTACTCGGTAA